The segment TAAGCATTAACAATTAGAACCATAAAACGCATAATATGTTGCACTATTACAAAGGCTATTTACATTCAGAAAGTGAACAAACAATAGTAACTTTAATTATAGCCCAGAACATAGTACTTCGTAGCATCCTAACATTTCGGATTTGCATATTAGATATAAAATTACTACATAAGAGTGACTACTATAAGCATTAACGAGCAGAACCATAAATCGCGTAAACTGCAATATTACAAAGGCTAGTCACATTCCGAAGGCGAACAAACAATAGGAATTAGGAATTAGGAATTGTAATTATAGCCCATAATAACAAAGCACTTTGTAGCATCCTGAAGTTTCTGTTTTGCACATTAGATATAAAAAGTACCGCACGAGAGTGACTACTATTGACACCACCAAATGCATTAACAAGATTTAAACTTTCCCAAACACTTTTTCGCAGCATTCAAACCAAAATCGATTACTACAACAAATATACATAATCCACAGTAAACGAAAACTACCCAGATGCAAAAAACGTATAACATTAACAAGGAGAACCCAATTGAAAAAAACAGCGAAAAGAGAAGTGGGTCACCTTTTTTTCTCCAAGAAAATTCCTGATCTCGATGGACTTGCTGGTGTTGGTGATACTGGCATTGATGGGGAAATGAGCATAAACGAACCTCATCTTGTAACGGTAACCCTTGGTGACACCGGTGATGAGATTCTCGACGTGGCTGAGCGCGGTGCGGATGGCGGCGGAGGTCTTCCTGGAGCCGAACCAAGCGTCGATCTTCAGCTTTCGGTTCCCAGTTTCCTCGTCAGTAATGAGATCGAAATCCAAGTTCAAGTGCTTGAAATTTCTAACGAGCTTGCCACGTGGGCCTTCCACCTCGATGACCTTAGCGTTCACCTTAATCTTGACCCCATCTGGGATGTCCATGGTCTCAGATGACAAGATGGTCTTCAtggtgtctctctctctctcaaactctagCTGCGCCTCTCTGAGAATGAAAAACAATgaggtggtggtggcagccaaaaaccctaaactatgtgtgtatatattctAGGTACAGTAAAAACCTAAACCCTTTTGggcctttgttttttt is part of the Quercus robur chromosome 9, dhQueRobu3.1, whole genome shotgun sequence genome and harbors:
- the LOC126700519 gene encoding 60S ribosomal protein L9, which encodes MKTILSSETMDIPDGVKIKVNAKVIEVEGPRGKLVRNFKHLNLDFDLITDEETGNRKLKIDAWFGSRKTSAAIRTALSHVENLITGVTKGYRYKMRFVYAHFPINASITNTSKSIEIRNFLGEKKVRKVDMLDGVTILRSEKVKDELVLDGNDIELVSRSAALINQKCHVKNKDIRKFLDGIYVSERGTIVEEQ